In Chitinophaga varians, the following are encoded in one genomic region:
- a CDS encoding SusC/RagA family TonB-linked outer membrane protein, which produces MRKVLFFPMGMVLLCLNATTLPQRAMAQQTVPTGKQRQEKMTVDAALKKLEKKYGVTFVYDKTLASEKYTSVNPEHAGNQSVEDQLKAILYPNGLLFLYIKKDYYAITVNKDKGNNILTTDNAPKEEDPSQPLPTVAAAPARGRVTDEKGMPIERISVQVAGTTTGAYTDANGSFNIPNAANKKLMISGVGYAPREVQTLGATPVNVTLLSSSKELTEVVVVGYGEQKRVKVLGAISTVNSKEIAEAPVARVTDALAGRAPGLFVSKGSGAPGKGSTFYVRGISTTNNSEPLVVIDGIPNRSLDDLAPTEVETISVLKDASAIAVYGARAANGVILVTTKGGRSGKPVISFSGNLTVQQQTRPLKPLGSYEYAKLYNQALKNENSFNPALGKGYTDDVLEKFRTGNDPDRYPNTDWYGDILAPTSIQQRYDLSVSGGNEKTRYFVSAGYNNEGGFYPVVNYKRYNVRSNLQTEITKGLLFDVKIAGIMSDSKDTRGGGGQVVKMAISSPPYYVNQFSNGLYGFVPAARGNAYQQSRGEDGYIQNNNNTFTGTLSLQYKLPFVEGLSFKGTFAYDRLVLNSRSFSKPYVLYTMDNAGVMKKANNLPAAPELSESTRQNNFATSEFSVNYDRSFKDHHVGGMLLFTQTSYNERSFGATGRNFVSPALEILNAADPTNVAVSGTASRQNRQGVVGRFTYDYQQKYLFEMNFRYDGSDIFPQGGRFGFFPSVGAGWVISKENFFPQKSLVDYLKLRGSWGQLGNDRVDPYQFLASYSLVGADRYGVSHGYSFGGTSPVYYQGLELNVLPNPNFTWEKAVMSNIGFDMQLWDNRITVAGDYFYKRTKDILAPRAQAVPDVIGIKLPVENAGIVDNRGFEISVGYNGKTDKFTYYVKPNLTFARNKVVYYPEASSIPEWQRLTGKPIIMKPAGSAYNPKFVSNGLYQSQDEVEKGPKPLYPTVSAGDIRYVDIDGDGKITNNDRIVADNGGYPEIQYGIAMGGRYKGFELNLLWQGNGNVKAYVYGSYSFPFTADGHPQEIHKDYWTPENPTAAFPRLSVAYVNNTEHSDYWLHNASFIRLKNAELAYNLPEYMLRRAGIKGVRVYINGNNLLTFSRLKQIDPEAAANNTVAYPIIRSYNAGINVQL; this is translated from the coding sequence ATGAGGAAAGTCTTATTCTTCCCTATGGGAATGGTATTGCTTTGCCTGAATGCCACTACCCTCCCGCAAAGGGCCATGGCGCAGCAAACCGTACCAACCGGTAAACAACGGCAGGAAAAAATGACCGTGGATGCGGCATTAAAAAAGCTGGAAAAAAAATACGGCGTCACCTTTGTCTATGACAAAACACTCGCTTCTGAAAAGTACACTTCCGTTAATCCGGAACATGCCGGCAACCAGAGCGTGGAAGATCAGCTGAAAGCGATCCTCTACCCTAACGGTCTGCTGTTCCTGTATATTAAAAAGGACTACTATGCCATTACTGTCAATAAAGACAAAGGCAACAACATCCTGACGACTGACAACGCCCCGAAAGAAGAAGATCCATCACAGCCACTTCCGACGGTTGCCGCAGCTCCTGCAAGAGGACGCGTAACGGATGAAAAAGGCATGCCCATTGAACGGATCAGCGTACAGGTGGCCGGCACTACCACCGGCGCCTATACGGATGCCAACGGCTCATTTAACATACCTAATGCCGCCAATAAAAAACTGATGATCAGTGGCGTAGGGTACGCGCCCCGGGAAGTACAGACCCTCGGTGCGACACCTGTAAACGTAACGCTCCTCAGCTCTTCCAAAGAACTGACGGAAGTGGTGGTGGTAGGTTATGGTGAACAAAAAAGAGTAAAAGTGCTCGGCGCTATCAGCACAGTTAACAGTAAAGAAATCGCAGAAGCGCCCGTAGCAAGAGTTACCGACGCCCTGGCCGGTCGTGCGCCCGGTTTGTTTGTATCCAAAGGCAGCGGCGCCCCGGGTAAAGGCTCCACATTTTACGTCCGTGGTATCAGCACTACCAACAACTCCGAACCACTGGTGGTGATTGACGGTATTCCCAACCGAAGCCTCGACGACCTCGCGCCTACCGAAGTGGAGACTATTTCCGTATTGAAAGATGCATCCGCTATTGCGGTGTACGGTGCCAGAGCGGCCAATGGTGTTATTCTCGTTACCACCAAAGGCGGTCGGTCCGGTAAACCTGTTATCAGTTTCAGCGGAAACCTCACTGTTCAGCAACAGACACGCCCGCTCAAACCACTGGGTTCCTACGAATATGCCAAACTATACAACCAGGCACTGAAAAATGAAAACAGCTTCAATCCCGCGCTGGGAAAGGGCTACACAGATGATGTCCTGGAAAAATTCAGGACCGGCAACGACCCTGACCGTTATCCGAACACGGACTGGTACGGTGATATCCTCGCCCCCACTTCCATACAGCAACGGTACGATCTGTCTGTCAGCGGCGGCAATGAAAAAACACGCTACTTTGTATCTGCCGGCTATAACAATGAAGGTGGTTTTTACCCCGTAGTCAATTACAAACGGTACAATGTGCGCTCCAACCTCCAGACAGAAATCACCAAAGGCCTGTTGTTCGACGTTAAAATAGCAGGCATCATGTCTGACAGCAAGGACACGCGCGGTGGCGGAGGACAAGTGGTGAAAATGGCGATTTCCAGTCCACCCTATTATGTTAACCAATTCAGCAACGGTCTGTATGGCTTCGTTCCTGCTGCCAGAGGTAATGCTTATCAGCAGTCCAGAGGTGAAGACGGTTACATACAGAACAATAACAACACTTTCACCGGCACCCTCTCCCTGCAATACAAACTGCCGTTCGTAGAAGGTCTGTCCTTCAAGGGGACCTTCGCTTACGACAGGCTGGTGCTTAACTCCAGGAGCTTCTCCAAACCTTATGTATTGTACACGATGGACAATGCAGGCGTGATGAAGAAAGCCAACAACCTGCCGGCCGCGCCTGAACTGTCAGAGAGCACCAGGCAGAACAATTTTGCTACCAGTGAGTTTTCCGTTAACTATGACCGGTCGTTTAAAGACCATCATGTAGGTGGCATGTTGCTGTTTACACAGACCTCTTATAACGAACGTTCTTTTGGCGCCACCGGCAGAAATTTTGTGTCGCCGGCGCTGGAAATACTCAATGCCGCCGATCCCACCAACGTGGCAGTGTCAGGGACCGCCAGCCGTCAGAACAGACAAGGGGTTGTTGGCCGTTTTACCTACGACTACCAACAAAAATACCTGTTCGAAATGAACTTCCGGTATGATGGTTCAGACATCTTCCCGCAGGGCGGCCGCTTCGGTTTCTTCCCTTCTGTGGGCGCCGGCTGGGTGATATCCAAAGAAAACTTCTTCCCGCAAAAAAGCCTGGTCGACTACCTCAAATTACGTGGCTCCTGGGGCCAGCTGGGCAACGACCGTGTAGATCCTTACCAGTTCCTCGCGAGCTATAGCCTCGTGGGTGCTGACAGATATGGCGTCAGCCATGGTTACTCCTTCGGTGGCACCAGCCCCGTGTACTACCAGGGCCTGGAGCTGAACGTATTGCCCAACCCTAATTTCACCTGGGAAAAAGCTGTGATGAGCAACATCGGCTTCGATATGCAATTGTGGGACAACCGGATCACTGTTGCCGGTGACTATTTCTATAAAAGAACGAAAGATATCCTTGCCCCCAGGGCACAAGCCGTACCGGACGTGATTGGAATAAAGTTGCCCGTAGAAAATGCAGGCATCGTAGACAACCGCGGCTTCGAAATCAGCGTCGGTTACAATGGCAAGACGGACAAGTTCACCTATTATGTAAAACCTAATCTCACCTTCGCCCGCAACAAAGTGGTATACTATCCTGAAGCCAGTTCCATTCCTGAATGGCAGCGCCTAACCGGCAAGCCTATTATCATGAAGCCGGCAGGTAGTGCCTATAACCCGAAGTTCGTGTCCAATGGGCTGTACCAGTCACAGGACGAAGTGGAGAAAGGGCCTAAACCATTGTACCCGACCGTATCCGCAGGTGATATCAGGTATGTTGATATTGATGGTGATGGAAAAATCACCAACAACGACAGGATAGTTGCCGACAATGGCGGTTATCCGGAAATACAATACGGCATCGCTATGGGAGGCCGCTACAAAGGGTTTGAACTGAACCTCCTCTGGCAGGGCAATGGTAACGTGAAAGCGTATGTGTACGGTTCCTACTCTTTCCCCTTTACCGCCGACGGACATCCGCAGGAGATACACAAAGACTACTGGACACCGGAAAATCCAACTGCCGCATTTCCCAGGTTGTCTGTGGCCTATGTTAATAATACCGAACACTCCGATTACTGGTTACACAACGCTTCCTTTATCCGCCTGAAGAACGCCGAACTGGCTTACAACTTACCGGAGTATATGCTGCGCCGTGCGGGCATCAAAGGAGTAAGAGTATATATAAATGGCAATAACCTGCTCACATTCAGTCGTTTGAAACAAATTGACCCCGAGGCTGCCGCCAACAATACGGTTGCCTATCCGATCATTCGGAGCTACAATGCGGGTATTAATGTTCAACTGTAA
- a CDS encoding FecR family protein — MQRNKQDNETYSVTDLVGNPSFVRWVLQHDPTAATTWEPWIAAAPEHATMAETARQLLLQVRFTTHEPPTAAPTASYTRFTHTISQLQQEPVKRRHLYAVLTWRNAAIWAGLLACVGTAAWYTWQQKRTLAVTTTFGETRQVVLPDSSLVTLRANSRLTFRRSLNGQLREAWLHGEAYFRVNQDKKAAGFVVHTPDADVTVLGTAFDLKQRHHRTTVFLQSGKVRVDFHDPRQTSRILSPGDLMEYDAQDKQVSASRTDSSYSSWVQGKLTLVDAPLSEIIEILENNYGEKVVVNDEKIKQRKIEGIIYLESKADILFIISNVLDIEISRRNDTMYFSNRK; from the coding sequence ATGCAGCGCAATAAACAGGACAATGAAACATACAGTGTGACCGACCTTGTGGGTAATCCTTCTTTTGTGAGATGGGTACTGCAGCACGATCCAACAGCAGCGACAACATGGGAACCATGGATAGCCGCTGCCCCGGAGCATGCCACCATGGCGGAAACTGCGAGGCAACTGCTTTTACAGGTACGATTTACAACGCATGAGCCACCAACAGCAGCACCAACAGCATCCTATACCAGGTTTACGCATACCATCTCGCAGTTACAACAGGAGCCTGTCAAACGCAGACACCTATACGCTGTGCTGACGTGGCGCAACGCCGCCATCTGGGCCGGACTGCTGGCCTGTGTGGGAACAGCCGCCTGGTATACCTGGCAACAAAAAAGGACCCTGGCGGTAACTACCACCTTTGGAGAAACCAGACAGGTGGTACTTCCGGACAGTTCACTCGTTACCCTGCGGGCCAACTCCAGGCTGACCTTCCGCCGTTCCCTCAACGGGCAGCTACGCGAGGCCTGGCTCCATGGTGAAGCATATTTCAGGGTGAACCAGGATAAAAAAGCGGCCGGATTTGTTGTACACACGCCAGATGCTGATGTGACCGTACTGGGCACCGCTTTTGATCTGAAACAAAGACACCACCGGACAACCGTGTTCCTGCAATCAGGAAAAGTACGCGTAGATTTTCATGATCCGCGGCAAACAAGCAGGATCCTCTCCCCTGGCGATCTCATGGAATATGATGCACAGGACAAACAGGTTTCCGCTTCCAGGACGGACAGCAGCTACAGTAGCTGGGTGCAAGGCAAACTCACGCTGGTAGACGCTCCCCTGTCAGAGATTATAGAGATTCTGGAGAATAACTACGGGGAAAAAGTAGTGGTGAACGATGAAAAAATCAAACAAAGAAAAATAGAGGGTATTATATATCTGGAGAGCAAAGCAGACATTCTCTTTATCATCTCCAACGTCCTCGACATAGAAATCAGCCGCAGAAACGACACCATGTATTTCAGTAACCGAAAATAA
- a CDS encoding RNA polymerase sigma factor, giving the protein MDTNGQRNINVIFNAPDSAEAAAAYKDYYKQLYNYGRKLTDNNSLIEDAIHDVFVSMWQAYSRNPAMDASKSYVYSSFRRKLFRYHEDAIKRMQREERASQAATPEFGADHFLIHREQDQQLKTAILQALQQLTPRQREAVYLRFYENMQYDEIARVMDISVKATYKLMARALDELKQLVNIPFYLLLPMLRLLFIRQ; this is encoded by the coding sequence ATGGACACTAATGGACAACGGAATATCAACGTTATATTTAATGCTCCGGATTCCGCAGAGGCGGCAGCCGCTTATAAGGATTATTACAAGCAGCTGTACAACTATGGCAGGAAACTGACGGACAATAATAGTCTGATAGAAGACGCCATTCATGACGTGTTTGTGTCCATGTGGCAGGCTTACAGCCGCAATCCCGCCATGGACGCCAGCAAAAGTTATGTGTACAGTAGCTTTCGCCGTAAACTGTTCCGCTACCACGAGGATGCCATCAAGCGGATGCAGCGCGAAGAACGCGCCAGCCAGGCCGCCACTCCCGAATTCGGCGCTGATCATTTTCTGATTCACCGGGAACAGGACCAGCAGCTCAAAACAGCCATACTACAGGCTTTGCAACAACTTACGCCACGGCAGCGGGAAGCCGTTTACCTTCGCTTCTATGAAAACATGCAGTACGATGAAATTGCCAGGGTAATGGATATCTCTGTTAAAGCCACCTACAAGCTCATGGCCCGTGCTTTGGATGAGCTGAAACAACTGGTCAACATCCCCTTCTACCTGCTGCTACCTATGCTTCGGTTACTGTTTATCCGGCAGTAA
- a CDS encoding TetR/AcrR family transcriptional regulator, whose protein sequence is MRGRPTTHDNDAVVLKAQQVFWEKGYSAASLQDLQTATQMGSGSLYNTFRGGKKELFSKALQQRREAFMAFKKEMKQHEAPVELIKDFFRSLAEADEHTHMKGCIVANTVTALAFVDSDLEAEAVGILKDVERMFTDAIREAQRSGAIANPADAAVLGRYLITCWNGLNVTRRMHPNKEKLKELIEMQLSALT, encoded by the coding sequence ATGAGAGGAAGACCAACAACACATGACAACGACGCTGTTGTCTTAAAGGCCCAGCAGGTATTCTGGGAAAAGGGCTACAGTGCAGCGTCCCTGCAGGACCTGCAGACAGCCACCCAAATGGGAAGCGGCAGTTTGTACAATACGTTCCGGGGCGGGAAGAAAGAACTCTTTTCAAAAGCGCTGCAGCAGCGGCGCGAAGCCTTTATGGCATTTAAGAAAGAGATGAAACAACACGAAGCGCCTGTTGAGCTGATCAAAGATTTTTTCAGAAGTCTGGCAGAAGCAGATGAGCATACCCATATGAAAGGATGTATTGTTGCCAATACCGTGACAGCCCTGGCTTTTGTGGACAGCGACCTGGAGGCGGAAGCGGTGGGCATCCTGAAAGATGTGGAGCGGATGTTTACCGACGCTATCAGAGAGGCGCAGCGGTCCGGCGCTATTGCCAATCCTGCGGATGCTGCTGTTTTAGGAAGATATCTGATCACTTGTTGGAACGGCCTTAACGTGACCAGGAGGATGCATCCGAATAAGGAAAAGCTGAAAGAACTGATCGAGATGCAGCTGAGTGCATTGACTTAA
- a CDS encoding SDR family NAD(P)-dependent oxidoreductase, whose protein sequence is MDLQLASKRVFISGSTQGIGFAIAQQMAQEGAEVVVHGRTQAKVDLAVQQIRICCPEAALSGIAADLAHAEDMETLLQQLPEIDILVNNAGIFEVKDLMDITDAEWLHMYNVNVMSAVRLSRHVLPGMLSRNDGRIIFISSESGVNIPGNMIHYGASKAAMMALGNGLSKLTKGKQVTVNTILGGPTYSEGVAAAVEQIAAAHQAPVDVIKQQIMQQANPHSLLERFIAPAEIASLAVYLASPLSSAINGASIRADGGALRTL, encoded by the coding sequence ATGGATTTACAGTTAGCATCAAAGCGTGTTTTTATCAGTGGTTCCACTCAGGGGATCGGATTTGCGATAGCGCAACAAATGGCACAGGAAGGTGCCGAAGTGGTGGTCCACGGCAGAACACAGGCGAAAGTAGACCTGGCTGTACAGCAGATACGTATATGCTGCCCCGAGGCGGCTTTATCCGGCATTGCGGCAGATCTGGCACACGCAGAAGACATGGAAACCTTGCTACAGCAGCTGCCTGAGATAGATATTCTTGTCAACAACGCAGGCATATTCGAGGTAAAAGACCTTATGGACATAACCGACGCAGAATGGCTCCATATGTACAATGTCAACGTCATGAGCGCTGTAAGGCTTTCCAGGCATGTGTTACCGGGGATGCTTTCGAGGAACGACGGCCGGATTATTTTCATCAGTAGCGAGTCTGGTGTCAACATTCCGGGCAACATGATTCACTATGGCGCCTCCAAAGCCGCCATGATGGCCTTAGGTAATGGGTTATCGAAATTAACTAAAGGGAAACAGGTAACAGTCAATACGATTCTCGGCGGGCCCACTTATTCAGAAGGCGTAGCAGCAGCTGTAGAACAGATTGCCGCCGCACATCAGGCTCCTGTGGACGTGATCAAACAACAGATCATGCAACAGGCAAATCCGCATTCATTACTGGAACGTTTTATAGCGCCTGCGGAAATTGCCAGCCTGGCCGTTTACCTCGCCAGTCCGTTGTCATCAGCCATCAATGGAGCGTCTATCCGGGCCGATGGCGGCGCGCTGAGAACGCTGTAA
- a CDS encoding VOC family protein, translated as MAIQANDFFATCRFYEELGLTPFHSWTLPAFNITHAALLQIPGTGSFIEVFDKDAHIATQGRRRAPGEDVVAGALLHLALTVDDVDAAYAHAISLGATSCVEPGELSLGQPPLKVRNALVYGLDGEVIEFIAVIA; from the coding sequence TTGGCTATTCAGGCGAATGATTTCTTTGCCACCTGCAGATTTTATGAGGAGCTGGGTCTTACGCCGTTTCATTCCTGGACGCTACCAGCATTCAATATTACACATGCCGCGCTGCTGCAAATTCCGGGCACAGGATCATTTATAGAGGTCTTCGATAAAGACGCCCATATCGCCACGCAAGGCCGCCGGAGAGCACCCGGAGAAGACGTTGTCGCAGGCGCATTGCTGCACCTGGCGCTCACTGTGGATGATGTGGACGCAGCGTATGCGCATGCAATATCTCTCGGCGCTACGAGTTGCGTTGAGCCTGGGGAGTTATCGTTGGGACAGCCGCCTTTGAAAGTCCGGAACGCACTGGTGTACGGGCTGGATGGCGAAGTGATCGAATTCATAGCCGTTATTGCATAA
- a CDS encoding voltage-gated chloride channel family protein, whose amino-acid sequence MKQHSNKPEQVTVAYQLLRWTVLVLPVALIVGSLVALFLWLLDKATKIRFEHGWLLYLLPVAGVLIYWLYRLGGRNAEKGNNLIMDEIHQPGGGVPARMAPLVLLTTVITHLFGGSAGREGTAVQIGGSMAAWTGKTLGLTQRDIRILLMTGIAAGFGAVFGTPIAGTVFALEVLAIGAMRYDALVPCLIAAVLADVVCSAWGISHTHYQILYTSTHLTPYVPFVKADLLLLLKVIVVGVAFGLTSFLFSWLIHAIKHNANTYIKIPWLIPVVGGVMIITMTFIAGTRDYLGLGVYSQSPDGISIVNAFRNTGTISDWSWLWKLVFTAVTLGMGFKGGEVTPLFFMGATLGHTLALLLGAPVDLFAGLGFIAVFAGATNTPLACTLMGVELFGADHVLYFAVACFTAYYFSGHSGIYASQKLVVSKFYSNPESGR is encoded by the coding sequence ATGAAACAACACTCGAATAAACCGGAACAAGTAACAGTGGCGTATCAGCTGCTGAGATGGACAGTATTGGTATTACCAGTAGCCCTTATCGTGGGCAGTCTGGTAGCCCTCTTTTTATGGTTGCTGGACAAGGCAACAAAAATACGCTTCGAGCATGGCTGGCTGCTGTACCTGTTGCCTGTGGCTGGCGTATTGATTTATTGGTTGTACCGTCTGGGTGGCAGGAATGCAGAGAAAGGTAATAACCTGATCATGGACGAAATACACCAGCCGGGTGGCGGTGTTCCTGCGAGAATGGCGCCATTGGTGCTGTTGACGACCGTTATCACCCATCTGTTTGGCGGTTCCGCCGGGCGGGAAGGCACAGCGGTACAAATAGGCGGCAGCATGGCAGCATGGACCGGTAAAACGTTGGGGCTAACCCAAAGGGATATACGTATATTATTGATGACCGGTATTGCGGCGGGTTTTGGCGCCGTATTCGGTACCCCGATCGCGGGTACTGTATTTGCTCTGGAAGTGCTGGCCATCGGCGCGATGCGCTACGACGCCCTGGTGCCTTGCCTTATCGCCGCCGTGCTGGCCGATGTGGTGTGTTCAGCCTGGGGTATTTCCCATACGCACTATCAAATATTATATACCAGTACACACCTGACGCCTTATGTGCCTTTTGTGAAAGCGGATTTACTGCTCTTACTGAAAGTAATTGTGGTGGGCGTAGCTTTCGGGCTGACCAGTTTCTTGTTCTCCTGGCTGATACATGCTATTAAACATAACGCCAATACCTATATTAAAATACCCTGGTTGATTCCGGTGGTGGGCGGTGTAATGATCATCACCATGACATTCATCGCCGGTACCCGGGATTATCTGGGACTGGGCGTTTATAGCCAGTCACCGGATGGCATCAGCATTGTCAACGCTTTCCGTAACACAGGGACTATTTCCGATTGGAGCTGGCTGTGGAAGCTCGTTTTTACTGCCGTGACCCTGGGAATGGGATTTAAAGGAGGGGAGGTGACCCCCCTGTTTTTTATGGGTGCCACGCTGGGCCATACGCTGGCGCTGCTGCTTGGCGCGCCGGTTGACCTGTTCGCAGGACTGGGCTTCATTGCTGTATTTGCCGGAGCCACCAATACCCCGTTAGCCTGCACCTTGATGGGCGTCGAGCTTTTTGGCGCCGACCATGTTCTTTATTTTGCCGTGGCGTGTTTCACCGCTTACTATTTCAGCGGGCACTCCGGTATTTATGCTTCGCAGAAGCTGGTGGTATCGAAATTTTATTCCAACCCTGAATCTGGTCGCTGA
- the glk gene encoding glucokinase, with protein sequence MQTIKKQHYLPRFVAPVNEQGKDLYLLAGDLGGTKTNLALFRLTDGELDLVREDKYASRDYASFSEIIQHFISQGGQEPQRICIGVAGPVVKGKVELTNLARELSEDEIRQATGIRAVALINDLEATAYGLATLSPGQLTTLHRGAADNSGNMAIIAPGTGLGMAGLYWDGQYHHPFPTEGGHGDFAPRTELDIALLRYLQEKYEVASWERVISGPGIVTIFQFLRDVKGMEVPSALVAEMATGDDAAAISKAAMEGKVPICMKTMELFVRYLGRESCNLVLKMKSTGGLFLGGGIPPKIARLLETGEFYHHYMQGDRMAELLGSVPIHIVNNDKSALWGAAYYAGLLAD encoded by the coding sequence ATGCAGACGATCAAAAAGCAGCATTATTTGCCCAGGTTTGTAGCGCCCGTAAATGAGCAGGGGAAGGACCTGTATTTGCTGGCGGGCGACCTGGGTGGCACCAAGACCAACCTGGCGCTGTTCCGATTGACCGATGGAGAGCTGGACCTGGTGCGTGAAGACAAATACGCTTCCCGCGACTATGCCAGTTTCTCAGAGATTATCCAGCATTTTATCAGTCAGGGAGGGCAAGAGCCGCAGCGTATATGCATTGGCGTGGCAGGGCCCGTGGTTAAGGGAAAAGTGGAGCTGACCAACCTGGCCCGTGAACTAAGTGAAGACGAGATCCGGCAGGCGACGGGCATCCGTGCAGTGGCCCTTATCAACGACCTGGAAGCTACCGCCTATGGCCTGGCCACCTTATCGCCCGGACAACTGACCACGTTGCACCGTGGCGCGGCCGACAACAGTGGCAATATGGCTATCATCGCTCCGGGCACGGGGTTGGGGATGGCCGGACTATACTGGGATGGCCAGTATCATCATCCCTTCCCGACAGAAGGCGGTCATGGCGACTTTGCGCCGCGAACAGAACTGGACATTGCGCTGTTGCGTTATCTGCAGGAAAAATATGAGGTCGCCAGCTGGGAACGGGTGATTTCGGGCCCTGGTATTGTGACCATCTTCCAGTTCCTGCGGGATGTGAAAGGCATGGAAGTACCGTCAGCACTGGTAGCTGAAATGGCCACCGGCGATGATGCGGCCGCCATCAGCAAGGCAGCCATGGAAGGGAAAGTTCCCATTTGCATGAAGACCATGGAGCTGTTTGTGCGTTATCTGGGCCGTGAATCGTGCAACCTCGTGTTGAAAATGAAGTCCACCGGAGGGCTGTTCCTTGGAGGGGGCATTCCACCGAAGATAGCGCGGCTACTGGAAACGGGCGAATTCTACCATCATTATATGCAGGGCGACCGGATGGCCGAATTGCTGGGCAGTGTTCCCATTCATATTGTCAATAATGATAAGTCAGCCCTTTGGGGCGCAGCATATTATGCTGGATTATTAGCAGATTAG